A genomic region of Rhodococcus oxybenzonivorans contains the following coding sequences:
- a CDS encoding acyl-CoA dehydrogenase family protein has translation MKRTVYGDDHAAYRDSVRQFLARYFEPRAEDVRADKALPRDFWLEAGKHDLLGLEVPAEYTGSDAGDYRFNAVLIEELAKVNAALASSVSIHCDVVAPYLVHLTTDEQKTRWLPGVCSGEMLTAIGMTEPGGGSDLAALKTTAVRDGGSWVLSGAKTFITNGYSADLVVIAARTSPEKKAKGITLFGVETSLPGFERGRKLDKVGQDEADTAELFLDNVRVTDADVIGELDHGFIHMMSFLPQERLGCAIANLAHAAQILDETVDYCRERKAFGQAIGTFQHNKFLIADLVTQIEVTQAYVDRCVEAHVAGDLTSVDAAKAKWWTADVQNRVIDHCVQLHGGYGYMNEYRVARAWRDARVSRIWAGSNEIMKELIGRDLGF, from the coding sequence ATGAAACGCACAGTCTACGGCGACGACCACGCGGCCTACCGGGACTCCGTCCGCCAATTCCTGGCGCGGTATTTCGAACCGCGCGCCGAGGACGTCCGGGCCGACAAGGCGCTGCCCCGAGACTTCTGGCTCGAAGCCGGAAAACACGATCTTCTCGGGCTCGAAGTTCCGGCCGAGTACACAGGTAGCGACGCGGGCGACTACCGCTTCAACGCGGTGCTCATCGAGGAACTGGCGAAGGTCAACGCAGCTCTGGCGTCGAGCGTCAGTATCCACTGTGACGTCGTAGCACCGTATCTGGTGCATCTGACCACCGACGAGCAGAAGACCCGGTGGCTGCCAGGGGTGTGCTCGGGCGAGATGCTCACCGCGATCGGGATGACCGAGCCAGGCGGAGGTTCGGATCTGGCCGCGCTCAAGACCACCGCGGTACGCGACGGCGGCAGCTGGGTGCTCTCCGGCGCGAAAACGTTCATCACCAACGGGTATTCGGCAGATCTGGTGGTGATCGCGGCACGGACCTCGCCGGAGAAGAAGGCCAAGGGCATCACCCTCTTCGGTGTCGAGACATCCCTGCCCGGATTCGAGCGCGGCCGCAAACTCGACAAGGTCGGCCAGGACGAAGCGGACACCGCAGAATTGTTCCTCGACAACGTGCGGGTCACCGACGCCGATGTGATCGGCGAGCTCGATCACGGGTTCATCCACATGATGTCGTTCCTACCCCAAGAGCGACTGGGATGTGCCATCGCCAACCTCGCGCACGCGGCGCAGATTCTCGACGAGACCGTCGACTACTGCCGTGAGAGAAAGGCATTCGGTCAGGCGATCGGAACCTTCCAGCACAACAAGTTCCTGATCGCCGACCTGGTGACACAGATCGAGGTCACGCAGGCATATGTCGATCGGTGCGTCGAGGCGCACGTGGCCGGTGACCTCACCTCCGTCGATGCGGCGAAGGCGAAGTGGTGGACCGCCGACGTGCAAAACCGGGTGATCGACCACTGCGTGCAGCTGCACGGTGGCTACGGCTACATGAACGAATACCGGGTGGCTCGGGCGTGGCGGGATGCGCGGGTCTCGAGAATCTGGGCAGGGTCGAACGAGATCATGAAGGAACTGATCGGCCGTGATCTCGGATTCTGA
- a CDS encoding helix-turn-helix domain-containing protein: MASAVLSTAISRSMGFDIRLEHLPDDYRAPGSGRQLTSLERSERDTIVRALDEADGNKSLAADRLEVARSTLYRTIRALGLDNRRYGS; encoded by the coding sequence GTGGCGTCGGCGGTGCTGTCGACGGCCATCTCGAGGTCGATGGGATTCGACATCAGACTCGAGCACCTCCCCGACGACTACCGCGCACCCGGGTCGGGTCGACAACTCACCTCCCTCGAACGCAGCGAGCGGGACACGATCGTGCGTGCCCTCGACGAAGCCGACGGCAATAAGTCCCTCGCCGCGGATCGGCTCGAGGTCGCCCGGTCGACGCTGTACCGCACAATCCGTGCGCTCGGCCTGGACAACAGACGCTACGGATCCTGA
- a CDS encoding phospholipase D family protein: MGTTFHGPSPWPHITRAIRTRGARYAAIGYLGQDAPELLPLRAGDLLVVNASKAAIRAHATSPAALSYYLNKGVRVLSSPTLHAKVIATSTRAVIGSANASENSTLADDAVVITDDPDIVASVRTFIDGLDEITEVDQVFLDDAILEWEIGRAVPLPGVTGRVRTDTDFLPTPARRMFVKHAVDYEPTDTEQQVLDNQRGRHSTAGGPVVKYQLESLRLDTRGTLRRGDVIVFVDTGDEWIHPPAVVISDPMRIPRSGGAVLFFLRTRTDLPPVPLTDAEKALTDLGHPGSRLRTDHYVRSPSLRTAILALWDL; encoded by the coding sequence ATGGGGACCACCTTCCACGGGCCGAGCCCGTGGCCGCACATCACCCGCGCCATCCGCACCCGCGGCGCCCGATACGCCGCGATCGGCTACCTCGGGCAGGACGCACCCGAGCTGCTCCCGCTGCGCGCCGGGGACCTGTTGGTCGTCAACGCCTCCAAGGCCGCCATCCGGGCGCACGCCACCTCCCCCGCCGCCCTCTCCTACTATCTGAACAAGGGGGTGCGGGTGCTGTCGTCACCGACCCTGCACGCGAAGGTGATCGCTACCAGTACCCGGGCGGTGATCGGGTCGGCCAACGCATCCGAAAACTCCACCCTCGCCGACGACGCCGTAGTCATCACCGACGACCCCGACATCGTCGCCTCGGTGCGCACGTTCATCGACGGCCTCGACGAGATCACCGAGGTCGATCAGGTGTTCCTCGACGACGCGATCCTCGAGTGGGAGATCGGCCGCGCCGTCCCACTGCCCGGGGTCACCGGCCGCGTCCGCACCGACACAGATTTCCTGCCCACACCGGCGCGCCGGATGTTCGTCAAACACGCCGTCGATTACGAACCCACCGACACCGAACAACAGGTCCTCGACAACCAGCGGGGCCGGCATTCGACGGCGGGCGGGCCGGTGGTGAAGTACCAACTCGAGTCGCTCCGCCTCGACACACGCGGCACCCTTCGGCGCGGTGACGTGATTGTCTTCGTCGACACCGGCGACGAGTGGATTCACCCGCCGGCCGTGGTGATCTCCGATCCGATGCGGATCCCGCGGTCCGGTGGAGCGGTGCTGTTTTTCCTGCGCACCCGCACCGACCTGCCACCCGTGCCTCTCACCGACGCCGAGAAGGCGCTCACCGACCTCGGGCACCCCGGGTCACGGCTACGGACCGATCACTACGTCCGCTCCCCCAGCCTGCGGACCGCGATACTCGCACTATGGGACCTCTGA
- a CDS encoding flavin-containing monooxygenase gives MTASQADTATRTGSHSDNNVLDVLIIGGGFSGLYALDRLRDLGFTAKVWDAAGGLGGIWWWNCYPGARTDSTGQIYQFSHKELWKKYDFAELYPGHDGVRNYFEYVDSQLNLTRDVVFDTFAESCRWDEQVRQWTARSADGKVQKARQVIIATGFGAKPLYPNLEGLDSFAGDCYHTARWPQGGVDMTGRKVVVMGTGSSGVQVVQEAGHVAEHVTVFQRTPNLAIPMQQRTLTHDDNEQFRKGLPERFEARYKAFAGFDFDFLPQNAADLSKEERDAIYEKMWAEGGFEMWLGNFQDILVDEEANRTFYDFWRNKVLERVTDPKKAAIVAPETPPHPYGVKRPSLEQDYFDVINQSNVDVIDSNLTPIRRVLPHGIETDDGVIECDLLVLATGFDNNSGGIMAIDITGVDGLSIQDKWKSGVDTCMGLSTRGFPNMMFLYGPQSPSGFCNGPTSAEYQGELVVEFLQHLRDNGITRFENTEESEKQWRAHVDELFLNSMFTKARSWYWGANVPGKPAQMLNYSGGVPQYFARWDEIKTNGYDAFETN, from the coding sequence ATGACGGCATCCCAGGCCGACACGGCCACCCGCACCGGCTCACACTCGGACAACAACGTGCTCGACGTCCTGATCATCGGCGGAGGCTTCTCCGGCCTGTACGCGCTGGACCGGCTTCGCGACCTCGGCTTCACCGCCAAGGTCTGGGACGCCGCAGGCGGACTCGGCGGAATCTGGTGGTGGAACTGCTATCCCGGTGCACGCACCGACAGCACCGGCCAGATCTACCAGTTCTCGCACAAAGAACTATGGAAGAAGTACGACTTCGCTGAACTGTATCCGGGGCACGACGGAGTCCGGAACTACTTCGAGTATGTCGACTCACAACTGAATCTCACCCGCGACGTCGTGTTCGACACCTTCGCCGAGTCCTGCCGATGGGACGAGCAGGTCCGGCAGTGGACCGCACGGTCCGCGGACGGCAAGGTACAGAAGGCGCGTCAGGTAATCATCGCGACCGGATTCGGCGCCAAGCCGCTGTATCCGAACCTCGAGGGGCTCGACTCGTTCGCCGGCGACTGCTACCACACCGCTCGCTGGCCGCAGGGGGGCGTCGACATGACCGGCCGCAAGGTCGTCGTCATGGGCACCGGGTCCAGTGGCGTGCAGGTCGTCCAGGAAGCCGGTCACGTCGCCGAACACGTCACGGTGTTCCAGCGCACCCCGAACCTGGCGATTCCAATGCAACAACGCACACTCACGCACGACGACAACGAACAGTTCCGGAAGGGACTGCCCGAGCGGTTCGAGGCACGTTACAAGGCCTTTGCTGGATTCGACTTCGACTTTCTGCCGCAGAACGCCGCCGACCTGAGCAAGGAGGAACGCGACGCGATCTACGAGAAGATGTGGGCGGAGGGAGGTTTCGAGATGTGGCTCGGAAACTTCCAGGACATCCTCGTCGACGAGGAGGCCAACCGCACCTTCTACGACTTCTGGCGCAACAAGGTCCTCGAGCGAGTCACCGATCCGAAGAAGGCCGCGATCGTGGCGCCCGAGACACCGCCGCACCCCTACGGCGTCAAGCGCCCCTCCCTCGAGCAGGACTACTTCGACGTCATCAACCAGAGCAACGTCGATGTCATCGACTCCAATCTCACCCCGATTCGCCGGGTGCTGCCCCACGGGATCGAGACCGACGACGGCGTCATCGAATGCGATCTGCTCGTCCTCGCCACGGGCTTCGACAACAACAGCGGCGGCATCATGGCCATCGACATCACCGGCGTCGACGGATTGAGTATCCAGGACAAGTGGAAGTCCGGCGTCGACACCTGCATGGGCCTGTCCACCCGCGGATTCCCCAACATGATGTTCCTCTACGGCCCGCAGAGCCCCTCCGGCTTCTGCAACGGCCCGACGTCCGCCGAGTACCAGGGTGAGCTCGTTGTAGAGTTCCTGCAGCACCTGCGAGACAACGGCATCACCCGGTTCGAAAACACCGAAGAATCCGAAAAGCAATGGCGTGCACACGTCGACGAACTGTTCCTCAACTCGATGTTCACAAAAGCCCGCTCGTGGTACTGGGGCGCGAACGTGCCCGGCAAGCCGGCGCAGATGCTCAACTACTCGGGCGGCGTCCCCCAGTACTTCGCGCGGTGGGACGAGATCAAGACCAACGGCTACGACGCCTTCGAGACGAACTGA